Proteins from a single region of Corylus avellana chromosome ca11, CavTom2PMs-1.0:
- the LOC132165141 gene encoding umecyanin-like translates to MGSRTGLIGWFGIVVAIILLRGATAATVYEVGDSLGWTVPPNTSYYSTWASTKTFFLGDKLSFNWTTGTHTVAEVSKDEYDNCTKVSSYIGSPVIFTPPSTGSYYFICTVDDHCTRGQKLAFTVVSTPTVGSPPDESPTSSSASSLSVGALFAVLSTSVIYIFLGF, encoded by the exons ATGGGCAGCCGCACGGGTTTGATCGGGTGGTTTGGCATTGTGGTAGCTATAATATTACTCAGGGGTGCAACTGCTGCAACAGTTTACGAGGTTGGCGACAGCCTCGGCTGGACTGTTCCCCCAAACACCTCCTACTACTCCACCTGGGCTTCCACCAAGACTTTCTTTCTCGGCGACAAACTTT CATTCAACTGGACAACGGGGACGCACACTGTGGCGGAAGTCTCGAAGGATGAATACGACAACTGCACCAAGGTATCATCTTATATAGGCAGCCCTGTCATATTCACTCCTCCATCAACCGGTTCTTACTACTTCATCTGCACCGTTGATGACCACTGCACACGAGGTCAAAAGTTGGCTTTCACCGTCGTTTCAACACCAACCGTTGGATCACCGCCTGATGAATCACCCACGTCCTCCTCCGCTTCATCTCTCAGCGTCGGTGCCTTATTTGCAGTGCTGTCCACCTCAGTCATCTATATATTCCTTGGCTTTTAA
- the LOC132165142 gene encoding umecyanin-like: MGSRTGLIGWFGIVVAAIILLRGATAATVYEVGDSVGWTVPPNTSFYSTWASTKTFFLGDKLSFNWTTGTHTVAEVSKDEYDSCTKVSSYIGSPVIFTPPSTGSYYFICTVDDHCTRGQKLAFTVVSTPTVGSPPAESPTFSSASSLSVGALFAVLSTSVIYLFLGF; encoded by the exons ATGGGCAGCCGCACTGGTTTGATCGGGTGGTTTGGCATTGTGGTAGCAGCTATAATATTACTCAGGGGTGCAACTGCTGCAACAGTTTACGAGGTTGGCGACAGCGTCGGCTGGACTGTTCCCCCAAACACCTCCTTCTACTCCACCTGGGCTTCCACCAAGACTTTCTTTCTCGGCGACAAACTTT CCTTCAACTGGACAACGGGGACGCACACTGTGGCCGAAGTCTCAAAGGATGAATACGACAGCTGCACCAAGGTATCATCTTATATAGGCAGCCCTGTCATATTCACTCCTCCATCAACCGGTTCTTACTACTTCATCTGCACCGTTGATGACCACTGCACACGAGGTCAAAAGTTGGCTTTCACCGTCGTTTCAACACCAACCGTTGGATCACCGCCTGCTGAATCACCCACGTTCTCCTCCGCTTCATCTCTCAGTGTCGGTGCCTTATTTGCAGTGCTGTCCACCTCAGTCATCTATCTATTCCTTGGCTTTTAA
- the LOC132165143 gene encoding umecyanin-like, protein MGLSRWLVVVVVIVMMGTATTATLYEIGDSAGWAVPPKNACYAIWATKKTFFLGDSLDVVEVTEDKYNNCSTTTPIGAIKKTSPANFTLTSNATRYFICTVDNHCKLGQKVTIRIGEETASASSLRVDALSAVLYGAIAISFFTFF, encoded by the exons atgGGCTTGAGCAGGTGGTTGGTTGTTGTGGTAGTTATAGTGATGATGGGTACTGCAACTACTGCAACACTTTATGAGATTGGGGACAGTGCAGGCTGGGCTGTTCCACCGAAGAACGCCTGCTACGCCATCTGGGCTACCAAAAAGACATTCTTTCTTGGTGATTCTCTTG ACGTTGTTGAAGTGACAGAAGACAAATACAATAACTGCAGTACCACTACTCCCATCGGTGCCATAAAAAAAACCAGCCCCGCAAATTTCACCCTCACTTCCAACGCTACCCGCTATTTCATCTGCACCGTTGATAACCACTGCAAACTTGGCCAGAAGGTGACCATCAGAATTGGAGAGGAGACGGCCTCTGCTTCATCTCTGAGAGTTGATGCCTTGTCTGCAGTTCTCTACGGTGCCATAGCCATCTctttctttacatttttctGA